In one window of Cololabis saira isolate AMF1-May2022 chromosome 23, fColSai1.1, whole genome shotgun sequence DNA:
- the LOC133424420 gene encoding serine protease 1-like, with protein MKTRVVLALFLIAGVSLGDIQKRIINGRKCKAEEEKHFVFLETESTSLHKRSICSGSIIGNGQWVLTAKHCDAYGAPFTIKDVKNNKETSSKVFKHPVADIMLIKLNAKKSAIALASPTDCTDVKNQLASTKSVKMLVVARDTKGTPDTTMCGDIELRGCAGEAPSGVECFYGPPVGCQICGGDSGAGYLYDNALYAVETGDGTIGSQSVDYGHTVCDASVRQWIEDTMKKN; from the exons ATGAAGACTCGTGTCGTCCTCGCTCTCTTTCTGATAGCAG GTGTGTCTCTTGGAGACATCCAGAAGAGAATCATTAATGGCAGGAAGTGCAAAGCTgaggaagaaaaacattttgtgTTCCTGGAGACAGAAAGCACAAGCCTGCACAAGAGATCCATCTGTTCTGGTTCCATCATTGGGAACGGCCAATGGGTTCTCACTGCAAAGCACTGTGATGCATATGGAGC GCCCTTCACCATTAAGGATGtcaaaaacaataaagaaaCCTCGAGTAAAGTTTTTAAACACCCAGTTGCTGATATTATGCTGATCAAGCTGAATGCCAAGAAGAGCGCCATCGCCCTCGCCTCTCCGACAGACTGTACCGACGTCAAGAACCAACTGGCCTCTACAAAATCTGTAAAGATGCTCGTCGTTGCTCGGGACACAAAAG GGACTCCAGATACGACCATGTGTGGAGACATCGAGTTAAGGGGATGTGCAGGTGAAGCACCATCAGGTGTAGAGTGTTTCTACGGACCGCCTGTGGGCTGCCAAATCTGTGGT GGGGATTCTGGTGCAGGGTATCTTTACGATAACGCCCTGTATGCAGTCGAAACGGGTGATGGAACGATTGGATCTCAGTCGGTGGACTATGGACACACAGTCTGTGATGCCAGTGTTCGTCAATGGATTGAAGATACCatgaagaaaaactaa